The sequence TACTACCTGGACTTCATTGAACTTCCCGTCTTTGCTGAAACCGAAATCTCTCAGTGTATCCGCTTTGACGCTCTCGAAGGAAAAGGTGGTTACATCATAAAATACTACGTCTACCTGCATATTGAAGAGGTTTCGGTTTTTATGAAACATTAATTCTTCTATTTGCTCTTTCTGGATATGGATGATGTCTAGTGCACGGTACAGGTGGTGTAATTCTACGTTCGGCAGCTGCACATAATACCCTTGGTTGGCATAAGTGGCTAACTTGCTCTTCGGCTGTAAAAGATGCTGGATGACCATGAGAAAACAGGCATTGCTCAAGTTAAACTGGGTCTTCCCTTTTTCTTTTATCCGGGTCAGTATCTTATCAAGTTCAAACACCTCCCAGATTTTTCTGTAGACGAGGTAGCCCCAGTTTACTATCCTTGCATCGGAAAAGCTTTCTAGGTCAATGACTTTCTTTGCCTTGGAAAGCTCTAACAGCCTCATTCCAAGACGCTGGAAGCTGGGGTTGTTCTCTATCTCGTCTAATCGACCCAGATTCAGAAGCACCCTATGTTTTACGTTTTTGCCCTCTCGATAGGATTCTACAAGCTGTGCGTATTTGTATTTTCCTGATTGGGTAATTTTGATGAACATAGGTATATTATACCACTATATGGCTTTGTAGTCAATTACATCTGGAATATTTATTATGAAATATTGCCACTACATTTTTTAGAGCTTAAAATATAATATGCCCATTTTTCAAGGGTTCCAAGCCCTTAATTCGAAAAAAATCGCTCGCAACTGTCAAACTCGGGAGGAATTTTTATCAGAAGCATAAAAGATGGGATTACCATCTTTTATTTTTTTTGAATTAAATATTTTGTTTTTGCAAATAATAAACAATGAGGTGAAAAAAATGATAAGGTTAATTAAATCGCCAGGTATAACCTTTATATTTATCGTGATAATGTTGATAACCGGTATGCTGTTTTGGTATTTATTTCAAAGTAATACAGGAGATAACCCCCCTCTGAGGGCAAAATTGGTTAATAATAAATACATTTCTTTATTTCTTTAAAAGAATCATACAAAAAGGAGGAAATAGAATGACTGTAAAAGTAGTTGAATTAGTAGGGGAATCCGATAAAAGCTGGGAAGATGCTGTTCAAAAAGCTGTTGCCGATGCTTCTAAAACAATTGAAAACATAGTAGGGGTGGAAGTCCTGAATAATACTGCAACGGTAGAAAACGGCAAAATTGTTCAATACAAATCAAATATCCATGTAGCTTTTCAGGTAGATGATAAAAGATAAAATTAAATGAGCACCCTATGGGTGCTTTCACTTTAGGTT is a genomic window of Koleobacter methoxysyntrophicus containing:
- a CDS encoding dodecin family protein gives rise to the protein MTVKVVELVGESDKSWEDAVQKAVADASKTIENIVGVEVLNNTATVENGKIVQYKSNIHVAFQVDDKR